In Trichoplusia ni isolate ovarian cell line Hi5 chromosome 13, tn1, whole genome shotgun sequence, the genomic window ctgcaTTTGAAGAAGATATTgatgtaaaaaacaaaattcaaagcAATTTCGAGAATTTGTTTACCAATACGGTCGATTTGGCAGAATTTGAATACAATAACAAGCATTCAGTGATTTTACAAGCTGACCCCTggacaaataattttatgtttcgaTTTGaggtaaagtattatttatttctatttggaAATATGTAGTAACTTTTAGGTCtgttttttatcaataatacaataaaattgctttggATTTCAGGAGGAACAACTATTGGAGTCCATCATGATTGATTACCAACTTTCGAAAAACGGGAATCCTGTTAACGATATTATGgccttaatttttaattgcacCGATTATGAATCCAGATCAAAACACTACTTTGAGTGGCTCGACTTCTATCACGCAGAATTAGATAaatcattatcttattttaacCTTAGTGCTAAATCAGTTTACCCCAGAAGTGAGATGGATGCAGATATTAAAAGGTATGCACAATTTCTTTTTGCACAAAGTTGTATCGCTTGTGTTATTGCGATGAGAACTGGTGCTGAAGCTGTTGAAATGGTGGATGCTATGCAAAATTCCAGTGACTATTCTGAATTAGTGAATTCAGTGAAAACAGATACATTGAAAGACAAATCGCTAGCTTTTATGAAaggtaaaataatgaatatactGACCAGCTTCGAAGAATTGGGTATTTTTAGTgattaaacgtttattttatgactactggttgattttattattgGGATGTCTAACAGTGGTAAGGGATCATGTACATAATGAGCAATCTAACATTGAGATAAGTTGCACCGTTGTGAGAGCGCAATGGCTACATCATTATGTATCAACATGTATTGTGTAAAATATGTCTGCCATACTTGGCCTTTCAAAATGTCGTGAGTCTTTGTCATTTTGTCATCGCTCTTATGAGTAACTTTGAAGGTATTTTAGAAATTCCTCATACCAAAGCGAACGATCGTGCATAGCAGCTCACTATAGAAGGCAAAAATGGTCAGAATATCTTAGACAGATACAGTAACCAATTCTTGACCAGTCTAGTCgaaaacattattgaaaaattgaCTTTACAAAGTGCTGGGCTACAGCTCATCAGTACTCCCGTAGTAGACTAATACGCCATCACTCTTAACCTCATCTATTAATAGACTATAAGATgatgacaaaaataaagcacTCATAACAATCAGTTTTTTTGTGGATCGTTAATATTTTAGTGTGACCAAATAACAATGCAATTCTTTATGGAGTTCGACACAGATAATCCGTGTCTAAGATCATTATTATTGtctacattaaataaaaaataacaacaatagtAACGTGAACAAAAGTTACGTACTGTAGGGCCAAATGCCGTAAGCGAGTACGGAACTTAAACAATGTATTACCTGCATTAATATGGCGACTTCCAGCACTAGTCATCTGTTATATGTAACCATGTTCTTCCTTCTTCCCCTAAATTTTACGACCCAGGCCTAGAATAAACCCTATTTTAATTGAGGAGCCCActagggctgatgcctgccggggcagcggtATTGTCCGAAATGGTTACCGCGGCTCCTGTAACACAAAATGGGTGGGGTTTGTTCAGTACAAGTAGGAACCCCctctgctcaacccaaagcagaagaaattatttaataatttctcatCCGAAAGAAACCCCTTTGTGTGTAAAAAGATTGTACACATCGTTCATACACATTTCGATGTTGATACGCCGGGATATTCTggatttgtgttttgtttaaagaaatgtgGATAGTttgatgtaaaattatatttattttgtaatctatAGATGCATGTATATAAGAATTGGAGTCTGtttgtaataatgaaaatattgaaataaaggtttttatgacagtgttattttgttttgtttctctGTCTTTTTTctggctaatctctgaaatggcttGACCGACTTTGACGGAAAATTTATGGGCTTGTAGCTAATGACGTATACAGGtataggtacaaaaataaatacgaagtCGCAGGTAGATCTGGTCTTGAATGTGTTCTGTTTCCACACCAAATGAAAGCTATCAGGTTTTTATGGACTCGGTTCATTGcgataattaattactttatcaaTGTGTTACGGAATCAAatcgcaataaaaaaataaacggtaAATACGAGGTCACTGATGTAAATCTGAGGCAGTCTTAATACATTTGATTCTGTGGATCAAATCCAATCGGTATTGTTACGGAAAAATATAgagaaacattgttttaaattgacttggtcaaaaaattaaacaatggcAGAATTCAACTTTGCTGGAAGCATTGAAAATATAAGCGATAGCTTGTTGGAGTTAATTAAGAAAGTGATAAAAGAACAAAacgttaaagttaaaaaagttacGTTTGAACCTGCTGGCAAGGCTGGCGATAACGTAGGATCTAACACGAAAAGGATCATTGTAGAAGGAGAAGAGAAAAGATTACAATTGTTTGCGAAAATTGCACCACAAAATGAAGGATTACGTCAGTTATGGACGATTAGgttgtcatttttaaatgaagataTTATGTACACTGAGTTCTTTCCAAAACTAGAAAAAATGCAAAGACCGCTTGCGATACGCTAAATGTTATGGTTCCTTAACGGACTATCTTAAAGAAGTAATTCTTTTGGAAGACCTGGCATTATCCGACTTTTCAATTTTGGACAAATTCgtatcattaaataatatttgtgttaaaagtgttttgaaaaatatggcAATTTTACACTCGTTCTCATATATCTTAAAATCCCGGGAACCTGAAACATTTAATAGTTTGAAAAGCAGATTAAGTGATATTTGGTATCTTTTAAGTAAGGAAGACAATATGAAAGTTGTCGCTgaacagtttcaaaataatattttatctgcaTTTGAAGAAGATATTgatgtaaaaaacaaaattcaaagcAATTTCGAGAATTTGTTTACCAATACGGTCGATTTGGCAGAATTTGAATACAATAACAAGCATTCAGTGATTTTACAAGCTGACCCCTggacaaataattttatgtttcgaTTTGaggtaaagtattatttatttctatttggaAATATGTAGTAACTTTTAGGTCtgttttttatcaataatacaataaaattgctttggATTTCAGGAGGAACAACTATTGGAGTCCATCATGATTGATTACCAACTTTCGAAAAACGGGAATCCTGTTAACGATATTATGgccttaatttttaattgcacCGATTATGAATCCAGATCAAAACACTACTTTGAGTGGCTCGACTTCTATCACGCAGAATTAGATAaatcattatcttattttaacCTTAGTGCTAAATCAGTTTACCCCAGAAGTGAGATGGATGCAGATATTAAAAGGTATGCACAATTTCTTTTTGCACAAAGTTGTATCGCTTGTGTTATTGCGATGAGAACTGGTGCTGAAGCTGTTGAAATGGTGGATGCTATGCAAAATTCCAGTGACTATTCTGAATTAGTGAATTCAGTGAAAACAGATACATTGAAAGACAAATCGCTAGCTTTTATGAAaggtaaaataatgaatatactGACCAGCTTCGAAGAATTGGGTATTTTTAGTgattaaacgtttattttatgactactggttgattttattattgGGATGTCTAACAGTGGTAAGGGATCATGTACATAATGAGCAATCTAACATTGAGATAAGTTGCACCGTTGTGAGAGCGCAATGGCTACATCATTATGTATCAACATGTATTGTGTAAAATATGTCTGCCATACTTGGCCTTTCAAAATGTCGTGAGTCTTTGTCATTTTGTCATCGCTCTTATGAGTAACTTTGAAGGTATTTTAGAAATTCCTCATACCAAAGCGAACGATCGTGCATAGCAGCTCACTATAGAAGGCAAAAATGGTCAGAATATCTTAGACAGATACAGTAACCAATTCTTGACCAGTCTAGTCgaaaacattattgaaaaattgaCTTTACAAAGTGCTGGGCTACAGCTCATCAGTACTCCCGTAGTAGACTAATACGCCATCACTCTTAACCTCATCTATTAATAGACTATAAGATgatgacaaaaataaagcacTCATAACAATCAGTTTTTTTGTGGATCGTTAATATTTTAGTGTGACCAAATAACAATGCAATTCTTTATGGAGTTCGACACAGATAATCCGTGTCTAAGATCATTATTATTGtctacattaaataaaaaataacaacaatagtAACGTGAACAAAAGTTACGTACTGTAGGGCCAAATGCCGTAAGCGAGTACGGAACTTAAACAATGTATTACCTGCATTAATATGGCGACTTCCAGCACTAGTCATCTGTTATATGTAACCATGTTCTTCCTTCTTCCCCTAAATTTTACGACCCAGGCCTAGAATAAACCCTATTTTAATTGAGGAGCCCActagggctgatgcctgccggggcagcggtATTGTCCGAAATGGTTACCGCGGCTCCTGTAACACAAAATGGGTGGGGTTTGTTCAGTACAAGTAGGAACCCCctctgctcaacccaaagcagaagaaattatttaataatttctcatCCGAAAGAAACCCCTTTGTGTGTAAAAAGATTGTACACATCGTTCATACACATTTCGATGTTGATACGCCGGGATATTCTggatttgtgttttgtttaaagaaatgtgGATAGTttgatgtaaaattatatttattttgtaatctatAGATGCATGTATATAAGAATTGGAGTCTGtttgtaataatgaaaatattgaaataaaggtttttatgacagtgttattttgttttgtttctctGTCTTTTTTTctggctaatctctgaaatggcttGACCGACTTTGACGGAAAATTTATGGGCTTGTAGCTAATGACGTATACAGGtataggtacaaaaataaatacgaagtCGCAGGTAGATCTGGTCTTGAATGTGTTCTGTTTCCACACCAAATGAAAGCTATCAGGTTTTTATGGACTCGGTTCATTGcgataattaattactttatcaaTGTGTTACGGAATCAAatcgcaataaaaaaataaacggtaAATACGAGGTCACTGATGTAAATCTGAGGCAGTCTTAATACATTTGATTCTGTGGATCAAATCCAATCGGTATTGTTACGGAAAAATATAgagaaacattgttttaaattgacttggtcaaaaaattaaacaatggcAGAATTCAACTTTGCTGGAAGCATTGAAAATATAAGCGATAGCTTGTTGGAGTTAATTAAGAAAGTGATAAAAGAACAAAacgttaaagttaaaaaagttacGTTTGAACCTGCTGGCAAGGCTGGCGATAACGTAGGATCTAACACGAAAAGGATCATTGTAGAAGGAGAAGAGAAAAGATTACAATTGTTTGCGAAAATTGCACCACAAAATGAAGGATTACGTCAGTTATGGACGATTAGgttgtcatttttaaatgaagataTTATGTACACTGAGTTCTTTCCAAAACTAGAAAAAATGCAAAGAGATGCAGGAGTACCTGAAACAGACCGTTTTCGATACGCTAAATGTTATGGATCTTTTACTGAAAATCTTCAAGAAACACTAATTTTGGAAGACCTTAAACTATCCGAATTCACAATGTTGGACAAACTCGTATCCATGAACGATACTTGTGTCAAAAGCGTTTTAAAAAATTTAGCTATCTTACATTCTTtctcatttgttttgaaatccAGGGAACCAGAAACGTTTGATGATTTCAAAAATAAGTTGACCAATATTCGGCGTGCGACGATGGAGAAATGTCCACCAGAAGTTTACGCGGAACCAATTGTGtccagcatttcatttttaatcgaCAATGAAAAATGGATCAAtgtcataaaaagtattttaccaAATCTGACTTCTGAAATTGTTATGCTATCAGATTTTGAAAACAGTTACAAGAATTCAGTCATAATACAAGGCGACGCCTGGACAAATAACTTCATGTTTCGTTTTAAGGTAAAACTTGCtaatactaaattttattacacaaatattgaaattgaatgaGACCTTCACAGGTATAAAAACGATAGTAACAGTAGTACgtattat contains:
- the LOC113499883 gene encoding uncharacterized protein LOC113499883, with protein sequence MAEFNFAGSIENISDSLLELIKKVIKEQNVKVKKVTFEPAGKAGDNVGSNTKRIIVEGEEKRLQLFAKIAPQNEGLRQLWTIRLSFLNEDIMYTEFFPKLEKMQRDAGVPETDRFRYAKCYGSFTENLQETLILEDLKLSEFTMLDKLVSMNDTCVKSVLKNLAILHSFSFVLKSREPETFDDFKNKLTNIRRATMEKCPPEVYAEPIVSSISFLIDNEKWINVIKSILPNLTSEIVMLSDFENSYKNSVIIQGDAWTNNFMFRFKEGQLTESVILDYQTASNGNPMTDVLTLIFNCTDYETKCKHYYDWIDYYHSELDKALSYYKLSASSVYPRSEMDADLKRYAKLILSLSCAMCIMAMRSGDEAVEMVNALQNASEYSGILETMNTKGLEKKSRDVLKDKIEGFFKSYETFCVSED